One region of Epilithonimonas zeae genomic DNA includes:
- a CDS encoding cellulase family glycosylhydrolase, which translates to MLRTAVFCTLLLSQFGTAQGFLKTQGQKIVNSKGENVYLKGLGLGGWMLQEGYMLKTADFAGPQYQIKEKIAEVAGEDGKDEFYKAYLKNGITKKDIDSLAKWGFNSIRLPMHYNLYTLPIEKEPVKGQNTWLEEGFQMTDNLLKWCEDNKIYLILDLHAVPGGQGNDANISDNDKSKPNLWDSEENQKKTIALWKKLAERYKDKEWIGGYDLINEPNYPFTGKNPNGTDEMSNAPLWKLQKDITEAIRQVDKKHIIILEGNGWGNNYNGLPKLWDDNLVLSFHKYWTTNSQDAIQNIIDLREKLNVPAWLGETGENSNVWFTELNQLLLKNNIGYAYWPMKKIDNIAGVTNVKITPDYQKLLNYWKNGGQKPTKEFAKKTLMKIADNYKLENVEVKKDVIDALFRQVNDESTKPYKNHKAPGRIFATEYDLGRFGSAYSDNDFQNLWVSNGTHTEWNSGNKMRNDGVDIYACNDKITNKYYVGKTEKGEWVQYTVNSNLAKKYKLNIRYNNESTQASELVIKTENGDDLGNIKLAPTGKVWKTVSVNNINLTKGENKLRLYFEAGNANLNYFELQ; encoded by the coding sequence ATGTTAAGAACTGCCGTGTTTTGTACACTTTTATTGTCTCAATTTGGGACAGCTCAAGGCTTTTTAAAGACTCAAGGTCAAAAAATTGTCAATTCTAAAGGAGAAAATGTTTATTTAAAAGGTCTCGGACTGGGCGGTTGGATGCTTCAGGAAGGCTATATGCTGAAGACGGCGGATTTTGCAGGACCTCAATATCAAATCAAAGAAAAGATTGCAGAAGTAGCAGGTGAAGATGGAAAAGACGAATTCTACAAAGCTTATCTCAAAAATGGGATTACCAAAAAAGACATCGATTCTTTAGCAAAATGGGGATTCAATTCTATAAGACTTCCAATGCATTATAATCTTTACACTTTACCAATCGAAAAAGAACCTGTGAAAGGACAGAATACTTGGTTGGAAGAAGGTTTCCAAATGACGGATAATCTTTTGAAATGGTGCGAGGATAATAAAATCTATTTAATTCTTGACCTGCACGCTGTGCCTGGCGGGCAAGGAAACGATGCTAATATTTCGGATAACGACAAGTCAAAACCAAATCTTTGGGATAGTGAAGAGAACCAGAAAAAAACCATTGCACTTTGGAAAAAGCTAGCGGAACGCTATAAAGATAAGGAATGGATTGGCGGCTACGATTTGATTAACGAACCTAACTATCCGTTCACAGGAAAAAATCCGAATGGAACCGACGAGATGTCCAACGCGCCACTTTGGAAGCTTCAGAAAGATATTACGGAAGCCATTCGCCAGGTTGATAAAAAGCATATCATCATTCTCGAAGGTAACGGTTGGGGAAATAATTACAATGGTTTGCCAAAACTTTGGGATGATAATTTGGTTTTGAGTTTTCACAAATATTGGACAACTAATTCTCAAGATGCTATCCAGAATATTATCGATTTAAGGGAAAAATTAAATGTTCCGGCTTGGTTAGGCGAAACCGGAGAAAATTCCAACGTTTGGTTTACCGAACTCAATCAGTTGTTATTGAAAAATAATATCGGTTATGCTTATTGGCCAATGAAAAAGATTGACAATATCGCGGGTGTAACCAATGTAAAAATCACTCCAGATTATCAGAAGTTATTGAATTACTGGAAAAATGGAGGACAAAAGCCGACAAAAGAATTCGCCAAGAAAACATTGATGAAGATTGCTGATAATTATAAATTGGAAAATGTAGAAGTGAAGAAGGATGTCATCGATGCATTGTTCCGCCAGGTGAATGATGAGAGCACAAAACCTTACAAAAACCATAAAGCGCCGGGAAGAATCTTTGCGACGGAATATGATTTGGGAAGATTTGGAAGCGCTTATTCTGATAACGATTTCCAAAATCTTTGGGTGAGTAATGGAACTCATACAGAATGGAACTCCGGAAATAAAATGAGAAATGATGGCGTTGATATCTACGCTTGTAATGATAAAATCACCAACAAATACTATGTTGGGAAAACTGAAAAAGGAGAGTGGGTGCAATATACTGTGAATAGCAATCTGGCTAAGAAGTATAAGTTGAACATCAGATATAATAATGAATCCACTCAAGCATCTGAATTGGTCATCAAAACAGAAAATGGTGATGATTTGGGCAATATAAAATTAGCTCCAACCGGAAAAGTCTGGAAAACAGTTTCTGTAAATAATATCAACTTAACGAAAGGAGAAAACAAACTCAGATTGTACTTTGAAGCTGGAAATGCTAATCTTAATTACTTCGAACTTCAATAA
- a CDS encoding DUF5686 family protein, producing the protein MNKFFSLIFLFCFSFVFSQSTLSVFRADNHKPIKGAKIYCNNQYITETDEKGVATFTTKCSKVDVEINGFIGDEVVVDKIMELELDRQNAKTHEIEGVVLSNESDPRALAIIDKVFRSFKDNSPNALDSYSYKSYEKMSYDVDEDSIREYRKFIDAREDSLSKLPNREFAQKDKKKKDSIEGEQMMSVIKDSKMFLWERAMQFLYSKKYGEKVNILDNRISGLKNPVYEMLALRSNRDKIPREILPENRSLYRYFLTDSIDIDGRENFVIRFRQVDYKVPVNRRKYNGYLYIDKETYAIKKIESNSKVRTDGSITSVWIPIQNKWFLKTENLKIKMGSSEFSTVKKKDNETAEEKKERLSKTKRFGNYAYMKADYFDFQTPVELKASQFSGYTMGVQNADGTLLDQYRTDSLTTREKQTYVKIDSLGKKYTLDSKVKVLTALLRGKFTVGLVDIDPLQTKYNRYEGFRLGAGFKMNERFNRYISPDVYLAYGFKDRDWKYGAGIDFRTTLERNSFFRIEYFHDVAASGRFSQNLWNMKMSINNTGMSIQNDKYYKYDGFRAGYEIDLSNSLTLNVSAKRQTEEAGFDYQFMNQSGQFTTFSSLATIKFSPNSKNIMTPAGKYTYDQNFPEVYFNYEQGYKTLGGDFNYSRLDVLYTHQFRTILGNTGTRVYGGYYLGEAPIWHAFEMGGLDSNKNTGILSNFNFTTYLGFATMTAGKYFNDKFAGYFITHRIPWYFKSFGKNTSSFDVIYKGVIGNMKNPEYHQFEFSPLDHLYQEVGFEYNNFLSSRFNLGFFYRVGHYANNNFKDNFAVQLKLKLLEF; encoded by the coding sequence ATGAACAAATTCTTTTCTTTAATCTTTCTGTTCTGTTTTTCATTTGTTTTTTCCCAAAGCACGCTGAGTGTTTTTAGAGCGGACAATCATAAACCTATCAAAGGCGCAAAAATCTATTGCAACAACCAGTATATAACGGAAACCGATGAGAAAGGTGTAGCCACTTTCACAACCAAATGTTCCAAAGTAGATGTGGAAATCAATGGATTTATTGGGGACGAAGTGGTTGTTGACAAAATAATGGAATTGGAACTGGACAGACAAAACGCCAAAACCCACGAGATAGAAGGTGTTGTACTTTCCAACGAAAGCGACCCGAGAGCTTTGGCAATCATAGATAAAGTTTTCCGAAGTTTTAAAGATAATTCTCCTAATGCATTAGATTCTTATTCCTACAAGTCGTATGAGAAAATGTCTTATGATGTAGACGAAGACAGCATCAGAGAGTACAGAAAGTTCATAGACGCAAGAGAAGATTCATTATCAAAGCTTCCGAATCGTGAGTTTGCCCAGAAAGATAAAAAGAAAAAAGATTCGATAGAAGGTGAACAGATGATGTCGGTTATCAAGGACAGCAAAATGTTTCTTTGGGAACGTGCGATGCAGTTTTTGTATTCTAAAAAATATGGCGAGAAAGTCAATATCCTGGATAATAGAATCTCCGGCTTGAAAAATCCTGTTTATGAGATGCTGGCTCTGAGATCCAACAGAGACAAAATCCCAAGAGAAATCCTTCCTGAAAACAGAAGCCTTTATAGATATTTCTTAACAGACTCCATCGATATTGATGGCAGAGAGAATTTCGTTATCCGGTTCCGTCAGGTGGATTACAAAGTGCCTGTTAACCGTAGAAAATACAACGGTTATCTGTACATCGACAAAGAAACTTATGCCATCAAAAAAATCGAGAGTAATAGTAAAGTAAGAACAGACGGAAGCATCACTTCGGTTTGGATTCCGATTCAAAACAAATGGTTTCTGAAGACCGAGAACCTTAAAATCAAAATGGGTTCATCAGAATTTTCGACAGTTAAAAAGAAAGACAACGAGACGGCTGAAGAGAAAAAAGAGCGATTATCCAAAACCAAAAGATTTGGGAATTATGCTTATATGAAAGCCGATTATTTCGATTTCCAAACGCCTGTAGAACTCAAAGCATCGCAGTTTAGTGGCTATACAATGGGCGTTCAGAATGCAGATGGAACATTGTTGGATCAATACAGAACCGATAGTCTTACAACCAGGGAAAAGCAGACTTATGTCAAGATTGACAGTCTCGGGAAAAAATATACGCTGGACAGCAAAGTCAAAGTTTTAACGGCATTACTCAGAGGAAAATTCACGGTGGGACTGGTAGATATTGATCCTTTACAAACCAAATACAATCGTTACGAAGGTTTCAGATTAGGCGCTGGCTTTAAGATGAATGAGCGTTTCAACCGTTACATTTCGCCTGATGTTTATCTGGCTTACGGCTTCAAGGACAGAGATTGGAAGTACGGTGCAGGGATCGACTTCCGAACCACTTTGGAAAGAAATTCTTTCTTCCGAATCGAATATTTCCACGATGTGGCCGCTTCGGGGAGGTTCAGCCAAAATCTTTGGAATATGAAGATGTCCATCAATAATACGGGAATGTCTATTCAGAACGATAAATATTATAAATATGACGGTTTCCGCGCAGGTTATGAAATCGATCTTTCTAATTCTTTAACTTTAAATGTCTCTGCAAAAAGACAGACCGAAGAAGCAGGATTCGATTATCAGTTTATGAATCAGTCCGGGCAGTTTACGACATTCAGCTCGTTGGCGACGATCAAATTCTCTCCGAATAGTAAAAACATTATGACGCCTGCCGGAAAATATACATATGACCAGAACTTTCCGGAGGTCTATTTCAACTATGAACAAGGCTACAAAACTTTGGGCGGCGATTTCAATTATAGCAGACTGGATGTTCTGTACACACATCAGTTCAGGACTATTTTAGGAAATACCGGGACAAGAGTTTATGGTGGTTATTATCTAGGCGAAGCACCAATATGGCACGCTTTCGAAATGGGTGGTTTGGATTCTAATAAGAATACAGGCATCTTATCCAATTTCAATTTCACGACCTATCTTGGATTCGCTACGATGACTGCAGGGAAATATTTCAATGATAAGTTTGCCGGCTACTTTATCACGCATCGCATTCCTTGGTATTTCAAGAGTTTTGGTAAGAACACGTCCAGTTTTGATGTTATTTATAAAGGTGTGATTGGTAATATGAAAAACCCGGAATATCATCAGTTCGAATTTTCGCCTTTGGATCATCTGTACCAGGAAGTCGGTTTCGAATACAACAACTTCCTGAGTTCCCGTTTTAATTTAGGTTTCTTTTACAGAGTCGGGCATTATGCCAATAACAATTTTAAAGATAATTTTGCAGTCCAGCTCAAGCTCAAACTTCTAGAATTTTAA
- a CDS encoding MGMT family protein, whose translation MNDLFKQQVYEVARLIPKGRVSTYGAIAKAVGYPNHSRHVGNAMGGCPKDVPAHRVISSSGKLSVPSFRERLEKENVVVQENWKIKDFKSLFWDPLEEL comes from the coding sequence ATGAACGATCTATTCAAGCAACAGGTTTATGAAGTTGCCAGATTGATTCCCAAAGGTCGGGTGTCTACATACGGTGCTATTGCAAAGGCAGTGGGTTATCCCAATCATTCCCGCCACGTGGGCAATGCGATGGGTGGCTGTCCCAAAGATGTTCCGGCGCACAGGGTTATCAGCAGTTCCGGGAAATTATCTGTCCCATCGTTCCGGGAAAGGTTGGAAAAAGAAAATGTGGTGGTACAGGAGAACTGGAAGATCAAAGATTTTAAATCCCTTTTTTGGGATCCATTGGAGGAATTATAA
- a CDS encoding DNA-binding protein, with protein sequence MSIKFNVVPRKNPRDLEAPAKYYANIVGDGKTTLSDLAKHASTMSTVSKADILAVLESTFEKIAQDVADGKIVYVGEYFTLQAGGSSVGAETEKEVTAANIKTVKAVFRPGKMIKDALKLATFQKKG encoded by the coding sequence ATGTCTATTAAATTTAATGTAGTTCCGCGGAAAAATCCAAGAGATTTGGAAGCACCAGCAAAGTATTACGCCAATATCGTGGGTGATGGCAAAACCACTTTGTCTGATCTTGCAAAGCACGCCAGTACAATGTCCACTGTTTCAAAAGCCGATATCCTTGCCGTTCTGGAAAGCACTTTCGAGAAGATTGCTCAGGATGTAGCCGATGGTAAAATTGTTTACGTAGGAGAATATTTCACCTTGCAAGCTGGCGGATCTAGTGTGGGTGCAGAAACAGAGAAGGAAGTGACGGCTGCCAATATCAAAACTGTAAAAGCGGTGTTCCGCCCCGGTAAAATGATAAAAGATGCTTTGAAGCTGGCCACGTTCCAGAAGAAAGGCTAA
- a CDS encoding M1 family metallopeptidase — protein sequence MKKIFIAALFLGAIFNSNITFAQTETSGRNVPYRATHTKTTELKHTKLKVNFDYQKEQMNGEEWLTASPFFYATNELVLDAKGMLIHEVALDKNGSKSPLKFDYKNDELKITLDKTYQKNQDYTVYIKYTARPNEVKQEGSKAISDAKGLYFINAQGKDPDKPTQIWTQGETESSSAWFPTIDKSNQKTTQEIYMTVPDKYVTLSNGILKDSQKESGNMRTDHWVMDKRHSTYLFFMGVGEYAIVKDKWRNIPVDYYIEKEYEPYAKQIYGNTPEMIEFFSKKLGYDYPWAKYAQISGRDYVSGAMENTTATLHGSDILQKPGQLIDENKWEDTIAHELFHHWFGDLVTAESWSNLTVNESFANYSEYLWNEYKYGKDQADYHQMEDVNHYIHNPADFKKDLVRFDYASREDVFDLVTYQKGGGILHMLRNYLGDDAFFAGMNDYLKTYEYGNAEAHQLRLAFEKVSGKDLNWFFNQWYFGSGHPKLSYTSTYEPVKKQVTVVINQSQDQPFEFPLAIDVYDNGKPIRKQVWVDAKAKNTFTFDSSKTPDLININADGILVADITETKTPEQSFLQFTGSKEYKSKSIALSNIKEDAGKNPAGIKLLAAALKDPFFRIREQALEQIDLTIPEQAKVLTVEVEKLASNDPKTLVQAAAISALAKTKNAKYSSIYEKGLNAVSNAVKSSSLAGIAELDPSKAAASIENIDLDGASDDLISKLLPLIVSKKIEKQMPAIGTTVAFYPFIKFQDPTLGKSAEEGYNWIMSSDNLKATEKVTKVLVQAKSQMPDNPQVKMMIVQMLKDGLNKKMEVLKNNPNSPTINQQIDAINKTIEAFK from the coding sequence ATGAAAAAAATATTCATTGCGGCACTCTTTCTAGGTGCAATTTTTAATTCAAATATCACTTTTGCACAGACGGAAACTTCTGGCAGAAACGTTCCTTACAGAGCAACTCATACCAAAACTACAGAGCTAAAACATACCAAACTGAAAGTCAATTTCGATTATCAGAAAGAACAAATGAATGGCGAAGAATGGCTGACTGCAAGTCCGTTTTTCTATGCGACCAACGAATTGGTTCTTGATGCAAAAGGAATGTTGATTCACGAAGTAGCTTTGGACAAAAATGGTTCTAAATCCCCTCTTAAATTCGATTATAAAAACGATGAGCTGAAAATCACCCTTGATAAAACATATCAGAAGAATCAGGATTACACAGTTTACATCAAATATACAGCCCGTCCGAATGAAGTAAAACAAGAGGGAAGCAAAGCAATCAGCGATGCAAAAGGTCTTTATTTCATCAATGCGCAGGGCAAAGACCCAGATAAACCAACTCAAATATGGACTCAGGGTGAAACAGAATCTTCTTCAGCCTGGTTCCCTACAATTGATAAATCCAACCAGAAAACAACTCAGGAAATCTATATGACTGTTCCTGATAAATATGTTACCCTTTCCAACGGTATTCTGAAAGATTCTCAAAAAGAATCCGGAAATATGAGAACCGACCATTGGGTGATGGATAAAAGACATTCAACTTACCTTTTCTTTATGGGCGTTGGAGAGTACGCTATTGTGAAGGATAAATGGAGAAATATTCCTGTCGATTATTACATCGAAAAGGAATATGAGCCTTATGCAAAACAGATTTACGGAAACACGCCGGAAATGATTGAGTTCTTTTCTAAGAAGTTAGGCTATGATTATCCTTGGGCAAAATATGCGCAAATCTCAGGAAGAGACTATGTTTCCGGAGCAATGGAAAATACAACGGCAACGCTTCACGGAAGTGATATTCTTCAGAAACCTGGACAACTAATCGATGAGAATAAATGGGAAGATACCATTGCTCACGAATTGTTCCACCACTGGTTTGGAGACTTGGTTACAGCAGAAAGCTGGAGTAACTTAACGGTTAACGAATCTTTTGCCAACTATTCAGAATATCTGTGGAACGAATATAAGTACGGAAAAGATCAAGCCGATTATCACCAGATGGAAGATGTGAACCATTACATTCATAATCCTGCAGATTTCAAAAAGGATTTGGTGAGATTCGATTATGCTTCCCGTGAAGATGTTTTCGACTTGGTAACTTATCAGAAAGGTGGTGGAATTCTTCATATGTTGAGAAATTATCTTGGTGATGATGCTTTCTTTGCCGGAATGAATGACTATCTAAAAACGTATGAATATGGCAATGCCGAAGCACATCAGTTAAGATTAGCATTCGAAAAAGTGTCTGGAAAAGATTTGAACTGGTTCTTCAATCAATGGTATTTCGGAAGCGGACATCCGAAATTGAGCTATACTTCAACTTACGAACCTGTTAAAAAGCAAGTAACTGTGGTCATCAATCAATCTCAGGATCAGCCTTTTGAGTTTCCTTTGGCAATTGATGTGTATGATAACGGAAAACCAATCAGAAAACAAGTTTGGGTAGATGCCAAGGCGAAAAATACCTTCACTTTTGATTCTTCTAAAACACCTGATTTGATTAATATCAATGCTGACGGAATCCTGGTTGCAGATATTACGGAGACTAAAACACCAGAACAAAGTTTCCTTCAGTTCACGGGATCTAAAGAATACAAGAGCAAATCCATCGCTCTAAGCAATATTAAAGAAGATGCTGGGAAAAATCCTGCAGGCATCAAATTGTTGGCAGCAGCATTGAAAGATCCTTTCTTCAGAATCAGAGAACAAGCATTGGAACAAATCGATTTAACGATTCCTGAACAAGCAAAAGTTTTGACTGTTGAGGTCGAAAAATTGGCTTCTAATGATCCGAAAACTCTGGTTCAGGCAGCAGCAATTTCAGCTTTAGCAAAAACTAAAAATGCTAAGTACAGTTCTATCTATGAAAAAGGATTGAATGCTGTTTCTAATGCTGTAAAAAGTTCTTCATTGGCAGGAATTGCAGAATTGGATCCGTCAAAAGCAGCAGCATCTATTGAAAACATTGATCTGGACGGTGCCTCAGATGATTTGATTTCAAAATTACTTCCACTTATTGTATCTAAAAAGATAGAAAAACAGATGCCGGCTATCGGGACAACGGTTGCCTTCTACCCTTTTATCAAATTCCAGGATCCGACTTTAGGTAAATCTGCTGAGGAAGGATACAATTGGATTATGAGTTCTGACAACCTGAAAGCGACTGAGAAAGTAACTAAAGTTTTGGTTCAGGCAAAATCTCAAATGCCGGACAATCCACAAGTGAAAATGATGATTGTACAAATGCTGAAAGACGGTCTGAACAAGAAAATGGAAGTTCTGAAAAACAATCCGAACAGCCCAACCATCAATCAACAGATTGATGCCATCAACAAAACAATTGAAGCTTTTAAATAA
- a CDS encoding thymidylate synthase, with protein MQNYLDLLQHILDNGTDKTDRTGTGTRSVFGYQLRYDLSKGFPLVTTKKVHLKSIIYELLWFIKGDTNIKYLKDNGVSIWDEWADENGDLGPVYGAQWRSWSGADGKVVDQFSEVIEQIKKNPDSRRLIVSAWNAAEIPNMALAPCHALFQFYVADGKLSLQLYQRSADVFLGVPFNIASYALLLMMVAQVTGLEVGDYVHTFGDVHIYNNHFEQVQKQLSRETRPLPTMKLNPEIKNIFDFDFEDFTLENYDPHPGIKAPVAI; from the coding sequence ATGCAAAACTACCTTGATTTACTTCAGCATATTTTAGATAACGGAACCGATAAAACCGACAGAACAGGAACAGGAACACGCAGTGTTTTTGGCTACCAGCTACGTTATGATTTGTCGAAAGGGTTTCCTTTGGTAACGACGAAAAAGGTTCACTTGAAATCTATTATTTATGAATTGCTATGGTTCATCAAAGGTGATACGAATATCAAATATCTGAAAGACAACGGCGTTTCTATTTGGGACGAATGGGCAGATGAAAACGGGGATTTAGGTCCTGTTTACGGAGCACAGTGGAGAAGCTGGAGCGGAGCCGACGGAAAAGTGGTTGACCAGTTTTCCGAAGTCATTGAGCAAATCAAAAAAAATCCGGATTCCCGCAGATTAATTGTTTCTGCCTGGAATGCTGCTGAAATCCCGAATATGGCTTTAGCACCTTGTCACGCTCTATTTCAGTTTTATGTTGCTGATGGAAAATTATCGCTTCAATTGTACCAAAGAAGTGCGGATGTTTTCCTGGGGGTTCCTTTCAATATTGCGAGTTATGCTCTTTTATTGATGATGGTGGCGCAGGTGACAGGACTTGAAGTTGGCGATTATGTTCATACTTTTGGCGATGTTCATATTTATAACAATCATTTTGAGCAGGTTCAGAAACAGCTTTCGAGAGAAACCAGACCTTTACCAACAATGAAACTGAACCCGGAAATCAAAAATATTTTTGATTTTGATTTTGAAGATTTCACTTTGGAAAATTATGATCCGCATCCGGGGATTAAAGCGCCGGTGGCGATATAA